The Rubripirellula amarantea genome includes the window CGATGTTTTAAGGGCCGAGGGGGATGATTGAAACTCGGCGTGGGCAGAGGCAAATTGATGAGGGAGGGATGCGATCGGCATTGGGGCACAAAGCCGATTCATCCCTCCCCTTCAATCTACCAGCTTCGACGACAGGGGGCATTTTGCGAAGCTGGGTGCGCTGTTGCGAAACTCTACTGGCTTACATCGCAAGTTGACGAACCATTCTGGTTCGAAAGCGGATTTGACGGACAAGAACACCCATCCGTGGTAAGCATTCTTTCGGTTACACCGGTCACGCCAATTGGCTCAGTGATTCGAGGTGTGTTACTTGATCAACCGCTAGCGGACTGCACCTAGTCGGCAATCATCCTTCCACACCGATCGCACAGTAGTCGCAGCGCATTAGTCGCCGCACAGCAATCAGCACGCAGCAATCAGCGCGCAAGTTATTCGCGGCGTGGGCTCTGTGATCAAAGCGACCCGACCTTCATCACTGTGATGATGTCACCACAGGTTGCTTTCTTCACCCCTGCGGAGACCCAGCCATGCGATTCTTGCGTTTAAGCTCGTCGCGACACTCACTCGTTCCCCTCACGCTCGTTGCGTTCATTGCACTGGCATCATCATCGGTCGCCCGACCCAACAGCGCCGAAGGGGCGGGGCTACTCGTTGCCGACGGTGGGTTCGGCGGCGTCTTGGAAATCAAGAACCAAGACGTTCGAGTGACCATCAATAATCAAATCGCTGTGACGCAAGTGGATCAAACGTTCGTTAACACCGAAGACCGCATCGTCGAAGCTTTGTATACGTTCCCAGTACCCTCGGGTGCCAGCGTTTCCAACTTCAGCATGTGGATCGAGGGCAAAGAAATGATCGGCGAAGTTGTCGAGAAAGCCCGCGCCCGCGAAATCTATGATTCGTACAAGAAAGTGCGTCGCGATCCCGGGCTACTCGAACAGGTCGACTACAAACAATTCGAAATGCGGATCTTCCCCATTGCGGCCGGCGCCGAACAACGAGTCCGCATTGAGTACTACCAAGAACTCAATCTCGACCACGACTGGGCGACATACATCTATCCGTTGGCGACCGCCACCGCAGGCCGTCCGATCGACACAAAAGTTCAAGGTCGTTTCTCGATCAACGTTGAAGTGCTCAGCGAAGTACCGATCAAAGAACTCACCAGCGAATCGCACGCCGACGACTTCGTGGTCGTTAACCACACCCAAGACTACGCTCAAGCATCACTGGAACTTGGCGAAGGAGACCTTTCTCGCGACGTGGTGATGGCGTTCCAGACCAAGCGACCTCGAACCGGAGTCGATGTTGTTACCTCGCGGCCGCAGGGCGAAGACGGGTACTTTATGATGACCGTCACTCCCGGCGAAGATCTCAGCGACACCAGCGAGCCGATGGACTATGTGTTCTTGCTCGATATCTCGGGATCCATGGCGTACGACGAAAAACTTGCGATCAGTCGCCGCAGCATCGTTGCGTTCATCGAATCACTCGCCCCCGAAGACCGCTTCGAGTGCCTGGCCTTCAACTTGGCACCGACCCCGCTGTTCCAGGAATCGCGTTTTGCCACTCCGGAAAACCTAAACGAGGCAGCGGAGTTCTTTGCATCCCAGCGTGCTCGCGGTGGCACGGTTCTCGGTCCGGCGCTGCGAGCCGCGTATGGATACCGCGATTCGGATCGACCTTTGAACGTGGTGCTGCTGAGTGATGGAATGACGGAGGCAGGCGAGCAGAGTGAATTATTGAACTTGATAAGCTCGCGTCCCGACGCAGTGCGAGTGTTCTGTGTGGGCGTGGGCAACGAAGTGAACCGACCGCTGCTGCAGCAAATGGCGACGAAGGCGGGTGGGCTGGCCTCGTTCGTTTCCACCGAAGACTCCTTCGCACGGCAAGCTCACCTGATGCGTCAAAAGCTGATTCGTCCCGCCATTGGTAACCTGTCAGTGTCATTTGCTGGCGATAAGATCACCGAAGTCGAGCCCGCGAATTTGGGTAACCTTTTCTACGGAACACCACTTCGTTTGCTCGGACGCTACGCCGATGGCGGGCCCGTGGAGGTCACGTTGCGAGGCGAGATTCAAGGCAGCCCATGGGAACAAACCGTGAACATCGAATTGCCCACAAAGGACGAAGGCCATTCTCCTATCGAACGCATCTGGGCACTGCGGCGGGTGTCTCGATTGCTTGGCCAAGAACGTGAAACGAAAGCCAACCACCAAGCCGAGATCGTCCGTTTGTGCGAAGGCTATTCCATTGTCTCTCCCTACGCTTCGATGCTGGTTCTCGAGAACGACCGTGAGTACAAGCGTTGGAAAATCGAACAAAGAAACGCCACGC containing:
- the mprA gene encoding MprA protease, GlyGly-CTERM protein-sorting domain-containing form, translated to MRFLRLSSSRHSLVPLTLVAFIALASSSVARPNSAEGAGLLVADGGFGGVLEIKNQDVRVTINNQIAVTQVDQTFVNTEDRIVEALYTFPVPSGASVSNFSMWIEGKEMIGEVVEKARAREIYDSYKKVRRDPGLLEQVDYKQFEMRIFPIAAGAEQRVRIEYYQELNLDHDWATYIYPLATATAGRPIDTKVQGRFSINVEVLSEVPIKELTSESHADDFVVVNHTQDYAQASLELGEGDLSRDVVMAFQTKRPRTGVDVVTSRPQGEDGYFMMTVTPGEDLSDTSEPMDYVFLLDISGSMAYDEKLAISRRSIVAFIESLAPEDRFECLAFNLAPTPLFQESRFATPENLNEAAEFFASQRARGGTVLGPALRAAYGYRDSDRPLNVVLLSDGMTEAGEQSELLNLISSRPDAVRVFCVGVGNEVNRPLLQQMATKAGGLASFVSTEDSFARQAHLMRQKLIRPAIGNLSVSFAGDKITEVEPANLGNLFYGTPLRLLGRYADGGPVEVTLRGEIQGSPWEQTVNIELPTKDEGHSPIERIWALRRVSRLLGQERETKANHQAEIVRLCEGYSIVSPYASMLVLENDREYKRWKIEQRNATRITRDRASREQLDRKLASLRERNQYQLTSAPQPNKALGNAGTDTSSVSPDQTSSNAAPQSSSPNAPRSVDFDFSPNRGGGGGGGGAIDPITATIALTTAGAAALARRRKKLA